Proteins encoded in a region of the Neodiprion virginianus isolate iyNeoVirg1 chromosome 2, iyNeoVirg1.1, whole genome shotgun sequence genome:
- the LOC124297282 gene encoding ras-related protein Rab-9A, whose protein sequence is MRKGKNKYDRQKAFKMSASNNVAGGAPRVSNFPNRNSQRSTLLKVVILGDGGVGKSCLMNRFVSNHFDEHSFHTIGVEFLNKDIEINGEAYTLQIWDTAGQERFKTLRTPFYRGSDICLLTYAVDDRTSFQNLALWRTEFLYYADVQEGSTFPFIVIGNKVDVPESEKQISTEEAKAWCLENGNSPLVETSAKDATNVEAAFGAAVAAWARLEARLERPIVEDTVDLSKQQSPHRTSCCMPASTAESNKVI, encoded by the exons ATGCGTAAAGGAAAGAATAAATACGATAGACAAAAGGCATTTAAGATGTCTGCAAGTAATAATGTAGCTGGTGGGGCGCCACGTGTGTCGAACTTTCCAAATCGCAATTCCCAGAGGTCGACGTTGTTGAAAGTAGTTATTTTGGGTGACGGGGGTGTCGGGAAGTCGTGTCTGATGAATAGGttcgtttcaaatcactttGACGAGCACAGCTTTCACACGATCGGTGTTGAATTCCTAAACAAAGACATTGAAATCAACGGTGAGGCGTACACGCTCCAGATTTGGGACACTGCGGGTCAAGAGCGGTTCAAAACACTCAGAACGCCGTTCTACCGAGGCTCTGACATCTGCCTGCTAACCTACGCTGTCGACGACAGAACCAGCTTCCAGAACTTGGCCCTCTGGCGAACAGAGTTCCTTTACTATGCGGATGTTCAAGAAGGATCGACGTTCCCCTTCATCGTGATTGGAAACAAG GTCGACGTTCCTGAGTCGGAGAAACAGATTTCTACGGAGGAGGCAAAAGCCTGGTGTCTTGAGAACGGGAATTCTCCACTTGTCGAAACATCGGCCAAGGACGCGACGAACGTCGAAGCCGCCTTTGGTGCTGCGGTTGCTGCCTGGGCTAGACTGGAGGCGAGGCTAGAGCGTCCGATCGTCGAAGATACGGTCGATCTGTCCAAACAGCAATCTCCGCATCGCACCAGCTGCTGTATGCCAGCCTCAACAGCAGA